In Archangium violaceum, the following are encoded in one genomic region:
- a CDS encoding ATP-binding protein: MPTSNRPRASLAQSTLIKMGVRIAVVIALSTLFSYLHMLHTLRAEALAQLEQHVAERSQREQSIFLLAEDNLSVLEKALEEKIRAYQHEDVSARFDSLFALMPDGAIRNRLEGFDGTRMPCLFVPRGVPVDMDQRRRLLAAYDVLIQYGPAFHTRFTDSFITLPEGSLAMFWPERPNWIKESDPTTSIITQDFFPGSLPENNPKRQTTWSPIYKEPVTQQAMSTATTPLDMDGRHVASISHDVLIEELMARTINDHLPDAYNIVFRDDGKLIAHPELKGEGAVEQQAHLRSIVERVMASPPGQAILKFPEHGEYLAVARLRGPGWYFVTVLPESAVSHPAFQAARIILLLGMVSLLLELAIVSWVLRQQITRPLLAFTQATDRVASGEFKVELDTTRDDELGQLARAFRFMADQVQRREEELRQANDGLELRVEERTRELKEVHLQLVQTARRAGMAEIATNVLHNVGNVLNSVYTSAQVAKERLSGMRLEHVSRVANMLEERQPDLATFLTQDERGCHLMPFLNKLGQNLVDDREEIVTLLDDVGRYTEHIGDIVKVQQNYARTPRVHEPVLLTELVEDALRINSAGLVRHQVKVERHLASLPPLLTDKHKTLMILVNLVSNAKYAMDVLPVTERRLIVKLERTADDHVRIAIHDNGMGIAPEMLTRIFQYGFTTREEGHGFGLHSSALAAQELGGSLTVHSDGPGHGATFTLEMPYLSA, translated from the coding sequence ATGCCGACATCCAACCGCCCCCGTGCCTCCCTGGCTCAGTCCACGCTCATCAAGATGGGCGTGCGCATCGCTGTCGTCATCGCGCTGAGCACCCTCTTCAGCTACCTCCACATGCTCCACACCCTGCGCGCCGAGGCCCTTGCGCAGCTGGAGCAGCATGTGGCGGAGCGCAGCCAGCGTGAGCAGTCCATCTTCCTGTTGGCCGAAGACAACCTCTCCGTCCTCGAGAAGGCCCTGGAGGAGAAGATCCGCGCCTACCAGCACGAGGACGTGAGTGCCCGATTCGACAGCCTGTTCGCGCTGATGCCCGATGGCGCGATCCGCAACCGTCTCGAGGGCTTCGACGGAACGAGGATGCCGTGTCTCTTCGTCCCCCGGGGCGTGCCCGTCGACATGGACCAGCGTCGCCGGCTCCTGGCCGCGTACGACGTGCTCATCCAGTACGGGCCCGCCTTTCATACGCGCTTCACGGACTCCTTCATCACGCTGCCCGAGGGATCGCTCGCCATGTTCTGGCCGGAGCGCCCCAACTGGATCAAGGAGAGCGATCCCACCACCTCGATCATCACCCAGGACTTCTTTCCCGGCAGCCTGCCCGAGAACAACCCGAAGCGGCAGACGACCTGGTCTCCCATCTACAAGGAGCCGGTCACGCAGCAAGCGATGTCCACGGCCACCACTCCCCTGGACATGGATGGCCGCCATGTCGCGTCGATCAGCCATGATGTCCTGATCGAGGAGTTGATGGCCCGCACCATCAACGACCACCTGCCCGACGCCTACAACATCGTCTTCCGGGATGACGGCAAGCTCATCGCCCATCCTGAACTGAAGGGGGAAGGCGCCGTCGAGCAGCAGGCCCATCTGCGGAGCATCGTCGAGCGGGTGATGGCGAGCCCACCCGGCCAGGCCATCCTGAAGTTCCCGGAGCACGGTGAGTACCTCGCCGTGGCACGGCTGAGAGGCCCCGGTTGGTACTTCGTCACCGTTCTGCCCGAGAGCGCCGTGTCCCACCCCGCCTTCCAGGCGGCGCGCATCATCCTGCTGCTCGGCATGGTGTCGCTGTTGCTCGAGCTGGCCATCGTGTCCTGGGTGCTCAGGCAACAGATCACCCGTCCGCTGCTCGCCTTCACCCAGGCCACCGATCGCGTGGCGTCCGGGGAATTCAAGGTCGAGCTGGACACCACGCGCGATGACGAGCTGGGGCAGCTGGCTCGCGCCTTCCGGTTCATGGCCGACCAGGTCCAGCGCCGTGAGGAAGAGCTGCGCCAGGCCAATGACGGGCTGGAGTTGCGCGTCGAGGAGCGCACCCGAGAGCTCAAGGAAGTCCACCTGCAACTGGTGCAGACGGCCCGGCGCGCGGGCATGGCGGAGATCGCCACCAATGTGTTGCACAACGTCGGCAACGTGTTGAACAGCGTCTACACCTCGGCCCAGGTCGCCAAGGAGCGGTTGAGCGGGATGCGGCTCGAGCATGTGAGCCGGGTCGCCAACATGCTCGAGGAGCGCCAGCCCGACCTCGCGACCTTCCTCACCCAGGACGAGCGAGGGTGTCACCTCATGCCCTTCCTCAACAAGCTGGGGCAGAACCTGGTGGATGACCGGGAGGAGATCGTCACCCTGCTCGATGATGTGGGCCGGTACACCGAGCACATCGGTGACATCGTCAAGGTACAGCAGAACTACGCCCGGACGCCTCGCGTGCATGAGCCGGTCCTCCTGACGGAGCTGGTGGAGGATGCCCTGCGCATCAACTCGGCCGGGCTCGTTCGTCACCAGGTGAAGGTGGAGCGGCACCTGGCCTCCCTTCCGCCGCTGCTCACCGACAAGCACAAGACCCTGATGATCCTGGTCAACCTGGTCAGCAATGCCAAGTACGCCATGGACGTCCTGCCCGTGACCGAGCGGCGCCTCATCGTCAAACTGGAGCGCACTGCCGACGACCACGTCCGGATCGCAATCCACGACAACGGCATGGGCATCGCGCCGGAGATGCTCACGCGCATCTTCCAGTATGGCTTTACCACCCGTGAAGAGGGACACGGGTTTGGACTGCACTCCAGTGCCCTGGCGGCCCAGGAACTGGGGGGCTCGCTCACCGTCCACAGCGACGGCCCGGGTCACGGAGCCACCTTCACCCTGGAAATGCCCTACCTCTCCGCCTAG
- a CDS encoding carbohydrate-binding domain-containing protein yields MSSQVRGGCGAFVLALCVSAPGVVSAAEQLPYGANAFPGAIKAYDFDQGGEGVAYHDSDAVNAYQYYRPGEAVDIGVRGSGDYEVRGSPGEWLEYTIDVPTGGRYEVSITYSQPSGSAQVSLGLDGAAPLPVTLPATGGHGTFQAYKVTTPLEVTPGRHVLRFSFVGGDVYLRRLSSALLPGRSFYLSRSGAGVKDGSSWSQAFSAAQLSTALNQTLAAGDTLYVAGGLYESSTPYAFNLTTSGTEALPKKVVGVDLGSGPPVFKGLWTPTDPGSSNKSYALIRFTNAHYWDIQGLSAEGYYHGVRADGSSHFQLSQLHFTRVREGFSLSNVSQAKLLQSDVSRYTKRGIRLGETVSELLVQDFTADATTGDSSWPTEAYPFGVSVENPADAATPGSHDLVFNRVTMKNNTFTSTSGYQNGDGFSLERSASKVSFLNSAALDNTDGGWDDKSQAAYYENCVALRNKRNFRLWNDNAQPTLLHNVLGAYAQKRDTYSTAGLWSQGYVEVYDSTFFANEGSEIVLENNTTPAARVKLVHSILSDAGPCGAVASKEGGTTLEVVDSVVCDGAAGTPVPLRAPSTTWTGQPADAFNPVNTAVTQGYRPVP; encoded by the coding sequence ATGTCGAGTCAGGTGCGTGGTGGGTGCGGGGCCTTCGTCCTGGCCTTGTGCGTCAGCGCTCCCGGGGTCGTGAGCGCCGCGGAGCAGTTGCCCTACGGAGCCAATGCCTTTCCCGGCGCCATCAAGGCGTATGATTTCGACCAGGGGGGCGAAGGGGTCGCCTACCACGACTCGGACGCGGTCAATGCCTATCAGTACTACCGGCCCGGCGAGGCCGTGGACATCGGCGTCCGGGGCTCGGGGGACTACGAGGTCCGGGGCTCGCCGGGCGAGTGGCTCGAATACACGATCGATGTGCCCACGGGTGGCCGCTACGAAGTCTCCATCACCTACTCCCAGCCGAGCGGGAGCGCGCAGGTCTCGCTCGGCCTCGATGGCGCGGCTCCCCTCCCCGTGACGCTTCCCGCCACGGGCGGGCACGGCACCTTCCAGGCCTACAAGGTGACCACGCCCCTCGAGGTCACCCCGGGCCGTCACGTCCTGCGGTTCTCGTTCGTCGGCGGGGACGTCTACCTGCGGCGGCTGTCCTCGGCCCTGCTTCCGGGGCGCTCCTTCTACTTGAGCCGCTCCGGGGCGGGGGTGAAGGACGGCTCCAGCTGGAGCCAGGCCTTCTCCGCCGCGCAGCTCTCGACCGCGTTGAACCAGACGCTCGCGGCGGGGGACACGCTCTACGTCGCGGGCGGCCTCTACGAGAGCTCGACACCGTATGCCTTCAATCTCACCACGAGCGGGACGGAGGCGCTGCCCAAGAAGGTGGTGGGCGTGGACCTGGGCTCGGGCCCACCGGTCTTCAAGGGCCTGTGGACGCCCACGGATCCGGGCAGCAGCAACAAGAGCTACGCGCTCATCCGCTTCACGAACGCGCACTACTGGGACATCCAGGGGCTGAGCGCCGAGGGCTACTACCACGGCGTGCGGGCCGACGGCTCCTCCCACTTCCAGCTCAGCCAGCTGCACTTCACCCGCGTCCGGGAGGGCTTCTCGTTGAGCAACGTGTCCCAGGCGAAGCTGCTCCAGTCGGACGTGTCGCGCTACACCAAGCGGGGCATCCGTCTGGGCGAGACCGTGTCGGAGCTGCTCGTGCAGGACTTCACCGCGGATGCCACGACGGGTGATTCCTCCTGGCCGACCGAGGCCTATCCCTTCGGTGTCTCCGTGGAGAACCCCGCCGACGCCGCCACGCCGGGCTCGCATGACCTGGTGTTCAACCGCGTCACCATGAAGAACAACACGTTCACGTCCACCTCCGGCTACCAGAACGGGGACGGCTTCTCCCTGGAGCGCTCCGCCTCCAAGGTGTCCTTCTTGAATTCGGCCGCGCTCGACAACACGGATGGTGGGTGGGACGACAAGTCCCAGGCGGCCTACTACGAGAACTGCGTGGCGCTGCGCAACAAGCGCAACTTCCGCCTCTGGAATGACAACGCGCAGCCCACCCTCCTCCACAACGTGCTGGGCGCGTATGCCCAGAAGCGTGACACGTACAGTACCGCGGGCCTGTGGTCCCAGGGCTACGTGGAGGTCTACGACTCCACCTTCTTCGCCAACGAGGGCAGTGAGATCGTCCTCGAGAACAACACCACGCCCGCGGCGCGCGTGAAGCTCGTCCATTCCATCCTCTCGGACGCGGGACCGTGTGGCGCCGTGGCCTCCAAGGAGGGCGGCACCACGCTGGAGGTGGTCGACAGCGTGGTCTGCGACGGCGCGGCGGGGACTCCGGTTCCCCTCCGGGCGCCGAGCACGACCTGGACGGGACAGCCCGCGGACGCCTTCAACCCCGTGAACACCGCGGTCACCCAGGGCTACCGGCCCGTTCCCTGA
- a CDS encoding GNAT family N-acetyltransferase yields the protein MTSSLELRTGRLLLREWRDADLASFAALNADPTVMEYMPSLLSREESDALATRIRDHFARNGFGLWALEVPGVTDFAGFVGLSIPTFQAPFTPCVEVGWRLARAHWGHGYATEAAREALRFGFEQRGLEEIVSFTVPANLRSRQVMERLGMHRTPAEDFDHPRLPAQHPLRRHVLYRLSRSEWEPRK from the coding sequence ATGACCTCCTCCCTGGAGCTCCGGACCGGGCGTCTGCTTCTGCGCGAGTGGCGGGACGCCGACCTCGCCTCCTTCGCCGCGCTCAACGCGGACCCCACCGTGATGGAGTACATGCCGTCCCTCCTCTCGCGCGAGGAGAGTGATGCGCTGGCCACGCGCATTCGCGACCACTTCGCCCGGAATGGCTTCGGACTGTGGGCCCTGGAGGTGCCCGGCGTGACGGACTTCGCCGGCTTCGTCGGGCTCTCCATTCCCACCTTCCAGGCGCCCTTCACCCCCTGCGTCGAGGTGGGCTGGCGTCTGGCGCGTGCGCACTGGGGCCACGGCTATGCCACCGAAGCCGCGCGCGAGGCCCTCCGCTTCGGTTTCGAGCAGCGCGGCCTGGAGGAGATCGTCTCCTTCACCGTGCCCGCCAACCTGCGCTCCCGTCAGGTGATGGAGCGGCTGGGCATGCACCGCACTCCGGCCGAGGACTTCGACCACCCTCGCCTTCCCGCGCAGCACCCCCTTCGCCGGCACGTGCTCTACCGGCTCTCGCGCTCGGAGTGGGAGCCGCGGAAGTAA
- a CDS encoding lactonase family protein, giving the protein MNDKAMTRRDFIYLAGLGTAALSLSCRDEETPMEPTQKPKELWVYVGTYTSGDTGSEGIYLCRLDMETGTLERVGVTRGVADPSFLALDPTGRYLYAVNELTIFAGQPSGAVSAFAVASRSRELTFINQQPSRGGAPCHLEVDATGAFVLVANYVGGNVAVLPIQAGGGLGAAVELKQHRGSGPKPQQDSAHAHQARLDAANQYVLVSDLGLDKVMTYRFDNKLGTLTPGEPASVSSAPGAGPRHLAFHPNGRFAFSINELDSTITAFSYDGTRGALTALQTVSTLPEGLTTPSYCADIHVSPDGRFLYGSNRGHDSIAVFAIDEAGRLTFVEHVTTNINWPRNFAIDPTGTYLLVANQKGNTVVSFQRNAQTGRLTPVGQPLEIPTPTCLLVVPPSA; this is encoded by the coding sequence ATGAACGATAAAGCCATGACGCGCCGCGATTTCATCTATCTTGCGGGTCTGGGCACGGCGGCACTGAGCCTGTCCTGCCGTGACGAGGAGACCCCCATGGAACCCACTCAGAAGCCCAAGGAGCTCTGGGTCTACGTCGGCACCTACACCTCGGGAGACACCGGCAGCGAGGGCATCTACCTCTGCCGATTGGACATGGAGACGGGCACTCTCGAGCGGGTGGGTGTCACCCGGGGCGTGGCCGATCCGTCCTTCCTCGCCCTGGATCCGACAGGTCGATACCTCTATGCCGTCAATGAACTGACGATTTTCGCGGGCCAGCCAAGTGGCGCGGTGAGTGCCTTCGCCGTCGCTTCCCGGAGCCGTGAGCTGACCTTCATCAACCAACAGCCCTCTCGGGGCGGTGCACCCTGCCACCTGGAGGTGGATGCGACGGGCGCCTTCGTGCTGGTGGCCAACTACGTCGGCGGAAATGTCGCCGTCCTTCCCATCCAGGCGGGCGGCGGACTGGGCGCCGCCGTCGAGTTGAAGCAGCACCGGGGCTCGGGGCCCAAGCCCCAGCAGGACAGCGCGCACGCCCATCAGGCCCGGCTGGATGCCGCCAACCAGTACGTCCTGGTCTCGGACCTGGGATTGGACAAGGTCATGACCTACCGGTTCGACAACAAACTGGGAACGCTCACGCCCGGCGAGCCGGCCTCGGTCTCCAGCGCGCCGGGAGCGGGACCGCGCCATCTGGCCTTCCACCCCAATGGCCGCTTCGCCTTCAGCATCAACGAGCTGGACTCCACGATCACGGCCTTCTCCTATGACGGGACGCGAGGTGCGCTGACGGCGTTGCAGACCGTCTCCACCCTGCCCGAAGGGCTCACCACGCCCAGCTACTGCGCGGACATTCACGTCAGTCCCGACGGCCGGTTCCTGTATGGCTCCAACCGCGGCCATGACAGCATCGCCGTGTTCGCCATCGACGAGGCCGGGAGGCTGACCTTCGTGGAGCACGTGACCACGAACATCAACTGGCCGCGCAACTTCGCCATCGATCCGACCGGGACGTACCTGCTGGTGGCCAATCAAAAAGGAAACACCGTCGTTTCCTTCCAGAGGAACGCACAGACCGGAAGGCTGACGCCCGTCGGCCAGCCCCTGGAGATCCCCACTCCGACGTGCCTGCTGGTGGTTCCGCCCTCCGCCTGA
- a CDS encoding MBL fold metallo-hydrolase, with product MRKLIVLSLLFTACASLPPAAPHAFVPSPAPGAPIQVCWIDTGGVTVPGGYGAGGSTKAATWEVTSAALVIRHPKGDLVLDTGISPHAQEEQRELGAWGRFTFSQTAGRNAPRRNLKEALTALGVTRPKALLLSHVHADHAGGVASLPDVPVWLAAEEEQLIEAELEHPRGVALPAHARALKGRMVPIPFAAEPYANYEARFDVFGDGSVVVVPTFGHTPGSVATFVNVSPAQRFVHVGDLINLRESIERNVGKSWLMRRLTDEDSARTQAEVAKLVQLHARDPELLILPAHDRRAFVELFGADEGGVPPCIGTPPRPSGG from the coding sequence ATGCGGAAGCTCATCGTGTTGTCGTTGCTGTTCACCGCGTGCGCGTCGTTGCCCCCGGCGGCGCCGCATGCCTTCGTGCCCTCGCCAGCCCCGGGCGCGCCGATCCAGGTGTGCTGGATCGACACGGGGGGCGTGACGGTGCCGGGAGGGTACGGCGCGGGCGGCTCCACCAAGGCCGCCACCTGGGAGGTCACCTCCGCGGCGCTCGTCATCCGCCACCCGAAGGGCGACCTCGTGCTCGACACCGGCATCTCCCCCCACGCGCAGGAGGAGCAGCGGGAACTGGGCGCCTGGGGACGCTTCACCTTCTCGCAGACCGCGGGTCGCAACGCACCCCGGCGGAACTTGAAGGAGGCCCTCACCGCGCTCGGGGTGACCCGGCCGAAGGCGCTGCTGCTCTCTCACGTGCACGCCGATCATGCCGGCGGGGTGGCGTCGCTGCCGGACGTGCCGGTGTGGCTGGCCGCCGAGGAGGAGCAGCTCATCGAAGCGGAGCTGGAGCACCCGCGCGGGGTGGCGCTCCCCGCGCATGCTCGGGCCTTGAAGGGCCGCATGGTGCCCATCCCCTTCGCGGCGGAGCCGTACGCGAACTACGAGGCCCGCTTCGACGTCTTCGGCGACGGCTCCGTGGTGGTGGTGCCGACCTTCGGGCACACACCGGGCAGCGTGGCGACGTTCGTGAACGTGTCACCGGCCCAGCGCTTCGTGCACGTGGGGGATCTCATCAACCTGCGGGAATCCATCGAGCGGAACGTGGGGAAATCGTGGCTGATGCGGCGGCTCACCGACGAGGACTCCGCGCGCACCCAGGCGGAGGTGGCGAAGCTGGTGCAGCTCCACGCGCGGGATCCGGAATTGCTCATCCTGCCCGCGCACGATCGCAGGGCCTTCGTGGAGCTCTTCGGCGCGGACGAGGGTGGGGTGCCGCCGTGCATTGGCACACCGCCGCGGCCATCAGGGGGCTGA
- a CDS encoding putative quinol monooxygenase, with amino-acid sequence MYGLIGRMIAAPGKRDELLAAMSGGTSGMPGCLSYVIALDRENPDALWITEVWDSAESHKASLSLPAVREAIAKARPIIAGFDSRVETVPVSGVGLQGAK; translated from the coding sequence ATGTACGGATTGATTGGAAGGATGATCGCCGCTCCGGGCAAGCGGGATGAGTTGCTCGCGGCGATGAGCGGAGGCACCAGCGGCATGCCTGGGTGCCTCAGCTATGTCATCGCGCTCGATCGCGAGAACCCGGATGCCCTCTGGATCACCGAGGTCTGGGACAGCGCGGAGAGCCACAAGGCGTCCCTGTCGTTGCCCGCGGTGCGGGAGGCCATCGCCAAGGCTCGACCGATCATCGCCGGGTTCGACAGCCGGGTGGAGACCGTCCCCGTCAGCGGGGTGGGTCTGCAGGGCGCGAAGTAA
- a CDS encoding oxygenase MpaB family protein: MSVSRGRWTDDVLEPFRSMGEPVADAAIQAVFANNEVAAVNRILQSIQSNVHLVPAEMPDAVEDYLNQTDDWPEWADAEKVRLGQRLFQRYGMQMTLAYFTWSLPNCYAWAKAAKVLTWTGGIDKHVHRRIIETAQFVLDVMAEGGLEPKGFGVRTAQKIRLLHATIRYHVGRDPKWQASEWGTPANQEDHVATLLTLALVPQVLTRLGLDFTPEEEDAYFHCWKVIGHFLGIHPALLPRDLVDAQQLWEAIQQRQVRHSADGVALTKALVDYLKMRIPGTMMDGIAVTTMRELCSEAVADAVGLEKTDWTRHLLGPMRLMFSLSDEAQDQAGFAAKISASLSRKLLEGLHSSETGGGRVTFRIPQSLQESWNLAGPGEKKAG; the protein is encoded by the coding sequence ATGTCTGTATCTCGTGGTCGTTGGACGGATGATGTGCTCGAACCCTTTCGCTCCATGGGCGAGCCCGTGGCGGATGCGGCCATTCAGGCGGTGTTCGCCAACAACGAGGTGGCGGCCGTCAACCGCATTCTCCAGAGCATCCAGTCGAACGTGCACCTGGTTCCAGCGGAAATGCCGGACGCGGTGGAAGACTATTTGAACCAGACGGATGACTGGCCCGAGTGGGCCGATGCGGAGAAGGTCCGTCTGGGCCAGCGGCTCTTCCAGCGTTACGGCATGCAGATGACCCTGGCCTACTTCACCTGGTCCCTGCCCAACTGCTACGCCTGGGCCAAGGCGGCCAAGGTGCTGACCTGGACGGGTGGCATCGACAAGCACGTGCACCGCCGGATCATCGAGACGGCGCAATTCGTGCTGGATGTGATGGCGGAGGGCGGCCTGGAGCCGAAGGGATTCGGGGTGCGCACGGCGCAGAAGATCCGGCTGCTGCACGCCACCATCCGCTACCACGTCGGGAGGGATCCCAAGTGGCAGGCGTCCGAGTGGGGCACTCCGGCCAATCAGGAGGATCATGTCGCGACGCTGTTGACGCTCGCCCTGGTCCCCCAGGTGCTGACCAGACTCGGGCTCGACTTCACCCCAGAGGAGGAGGACGCCTACTTCCACTGCTGGAAGGTGATTGGACACTTCCTGGGCATCCACCCAGCGCTGTTGCCCCGAGATCTGGTAGATGCGCAGCAGCTCTGGGAGGCCATCCAGCAGCGCCAGGTGAGACATTCTGCGGATGGGGTCGCACTGACCAAGGCGCTCGTCGACTATTTGAAGATGCGCATCCCTGGCACGATGATGGACGGCATCGCGGTGACGACGATGCGCGAGCTGTGCAGCGAGGCGGTCGCCGACGCCGTGGGGCTCGAGAAAACGGACTGGACCCGTCATCTGCTGGGACCGATGCGGTTGATGTTCTCCCTGTCGGACGAGGCGCAGGATCAAGCGGGTTTCGCGGCGAAGATCTCCGCCTCCCTGTCGCGCAAGCTGCTGGAGGGGCTGCACTCCTCCGAGACGGGCGGCGGCCGTGTGACGTTCCGCATCCCTCAGTCACTCCAGGAGTCGTGGAACCTCGCGGGCCCCGGGGAAAAGAAGGCCGGCTAG
- a CDS encoding LysR family transcriptional regulator: MSDIHGVNLATFDLNLLRVLDALFIEQSVGRAAARLRLSQPATSNALARLRDALGDPLFVRGRQGMVPTARARALRGPLTLALRQLQEALVPPEDFVPETARRTFVLAASDHAQLLVLPQLAARLTNYPGVKLRVVPLPRDFPTPELESGELDLVLGVFDLAPGDRAPRGLQRQVLVRERFMLVGRARHPALRKPQRFDLSLPQLHVSPRGGTEGGFERKTKVRRNVVLFTPHYLVAPWVLSSTDLIAALPERVARRFAEAFPLTVVPVELPHEPLRVQQLWHPHRQQEPAHRWLREQVLAAARASPAEEGDSAAPHTR, encoded by the coding sequence ATGAGCGATATTCACGGTGTGAATCTCGCCACCTTCGACCTGAACCTGCTCCGCGTGCTCGACGCGCTCTTCATCGAACAGAGCGTGGGGCGCGCGGCGGCGCGCTTGCGGCTCTCGCAACCGGCCACCAGCAACGCACTGGCGCGATTGCGCGACGCACTCGGAGACCCGCTCTTCGTGCGCGGCCGTCAGGGCATGGTGCCTACCGCTCGGGCCCGGGCCCTGCGCGGGCCACTCACGCTCGCGCTGCGGCAGCTCCAGGAGGCCCTGGTGCCGCCCGAGGACTTCGTGCCCGAGACCGCGCGCCGCACCTTCGTGCTCGCCGCGAGCGATCATGCACAGCTCCTCGTGCTCCCACAGCTCGCGGCGCGACTCACGAACTACCCCGGCGTGAAATTGCGCGTGGTGCCACTGCCGCGCGACTTCCCCACCCCCGAGCTGGAGTCCGGCGAGCTCGACCTGGTCCTTGGCGTCTTCGATCTCGCCCCGGGGGACCGTGCGCCGCGAGGACTGCAGCGGCAGGTGCTGGTGCGCGAGCGCTTCATGCTCGTCGGCCGCGCGCGCCATCCCGCCCTGCGCAAGCCGCAGCGCTTCGATCTGTCACTGCCACAGCTCCATGTCTCACCGCGCGGCGGCACCGAGGGGGGTTTCGAGCGCAAGACGAAGGTCCGCCGCAACGTGGTGCTCTTCACCCCTCACTACCTCGTAGCGCCCTGGGTGCTGTCGAGTACCGATCTCATCGCCGCGCTGCCGGAGCGGGTGGCGCGCCGCTTCGCCGAGGCCTTCCCGCTCACCGTGGTGCCGGTGGAGCTCCCCCACGAGCCGCTGCGCGTGCAGCAGCTCTGGCACCCGCATCGACAACAGGAGCCCGCGCACCGCTGGCTCCGTGAGCAGGTGCTCGCCGCCGCGCGCGCATCGCCCGCGGAGGAGGGAGATTCCGCGGCCCCTCATACCCGGTAG